The segment CCGATGTCTTCGTCAAGAAACTGTCCAAGTGCCAGCGCGGTGCCCAGATCGTATCGAGTATTCCCACGAACTGCCAATAGTGGGCCATCACCCAACTCTTCCCGAATCAGTTGAACACGATCCGCGTCGAGTTGGGCATCGCAATCACCTACATCCACGATCAGTCCCGTAACTCCTTGCTGGATCAGGCTTTGCGCTGCATGAACCACTTCTTTGGCGGTGCTTTTCCCACTACCCACATCGCCCAGAATGGTGGGGGCCGAAGGTCTGGCCCCACCCAGTAGTTGCGCCAGCGACCAACCGGCAATTTTCGCCCGCAGATCCCACAAGGCAATATCAAGTGCGGCCAGAAGCCGATTAAAAAGTCCCCCACCGGCGATACTTTGGAGTTGGTGCTGCAGGGAAGCGATGATGGCGGTTGCCTGCAGCGGATTTTTTTCCTGCACGTGGGAAGCTAACAGAGATTTTGCCAGCAGTGCTGCCGATTCACCAGCAACTGGAAATGGAGCAAAGCCCACCCCTTCCAACTGATTGTCTGTAACCAGTGTGATCGTCAAAAGCTCAGGTGGGTGAACTTTCGGTGCTGGCACCGCATCGGAAAGTGATATTTTCGTGGGCTTACCAATTCGAAATCGCTGCACATCCAGCCGAATAATTTTCATCGATTTTTAACCAGAATTCTGTGAATTATTCCCCAAGGTAGGCAGCCTGGATGCGGGGGTCATTGAGTAAGGTCGATGCTTGATCGGAAAAAGTGATCTGCCCAGTTTCCAGCACGTAGCCACGGTGGGCCAACTTCAAAGCAAGGCGGGCATTCTGTTCTACTAACAGCACCGACATCCCCTTTGAGTTCAATTCTTTGAGAACATCGAAGATTTTCAGGATAATCATCGGTGCCAGGCCCAAAGAGGGCTCATCGAGCAATAATAACTTCGGTCGGCTCAT is part of the Zavarzinella sp. genome and harbors:
- a CDS encoding mandelate racemase/muconate lactonizing enzyme family protein, which gives rise to MKIIRLDVQRFRIGKPTKISLSDAVPAPKVHPPELLTITLVTDNQLEGVGFAPFPVAGESAALLAKSLLASHVQEKNPLQATAIIASLQHQLQSIAGGGLFNRLLAALDIALWDLRAKIAGWSLAQLLGGARPSAPTILGDVGSGKSTAKEVVHAAQSLIQQGVTGLIVDVGDCDAQLDADRVQLIREELGDGPLLAVRGNTRYDLGTALALGQFLDEDIGADWFEDPVPDTDESGYRRLSERLETPLALGSRLQSIDQFARLLETRFARVLRPDLFQIGGISNMIKLAHLAEVYHIPVIPRFCGAIGMHLTCGLANIPSTEYATTLDDIFSSAVEWRNGQQRPATSVGHGITFSPTSSTALIP